A genome region from Falco biarmicus isolate bFalBia1 chromosome 11, bFalBia1.pri, whole genome shotgun sequence includes the following:
- the LOC130156627 gene encoding BEN domain-containing protein 5 isoform X9, whose product MQKKIKIPKLSLNHVEEAGEVTDYGEEDVELRHSKRQDGRKQSEGTHKSIEAVVARLEKQNGMSLSNTSSPEEAFMETSEGMNNMDDAVVPRILYEELLRSYQQQQEEMRHIQQELERTRRQLVQQAKKLKEYGALVSEMKELRDLNRRLQDVLLLRLGSGPAIELEKVKPESIEPEPEVQKTFSEEANTSTYYPAPVPVMDKYILENGKVHLGSGIWVDEEKWHQLQVTQGDSKYTKNLAVMIWGTDVLKNRSVTGVATKKKKDAVPKPPLSPHKLSIVRECLYDRIAQETVDETEIAQRLSKVNKYICEKIMDINKSCKNEERRESAKYNLQ is encoded by the exons atgcagaagaaaattaaaatccccAAACTCTCTCTCAATCACGTAGAAGAAGCTGGGGAGGTTACAGATTATGGGGAAGAAGATGTGGAGCTTAGACACAGTAAG AGACAAGATGGGAGGAAACAAAGTGAAGGTACACACAAAAGCATTGAAGCAGTTGTTGCTCGCCTTGAAAAACAGAATGGGATGAGTCTCAGTAATACTTCCAGCCCTGAGGAGGCTTTTATGGAGACTTCGGAAGGCATGAACAACATGGACGATGCTGTAGTTCCTCGGATTCTGTATGAAGAATTGCTGAGGAGTTACCAACAGCAACAAGAAGAAATGAGACACATTCAACAGGAGCTTGAGAGAACGCGCAGACAGCTTGTGCAACAGGCAAAGAAGCTAAAGGAGTATGGGGCACTCGTGTCAGAAATGAAAGAGCTCAGAGACTTGAACAGGAGGCTCCAGGATGTACTGCTTCTAAGACTAGGTAGTG GACCTGCCATTGAGcttgaaaaagtaaaaccagaatCAATTGAGCCTGAACCTGAGGTACAGAAGACCTTCAGTGAGGAAGCAAATACATCAACGTACTATCCTGCCCCCGTTCCAGTAATGGACAAGTATATTCTCGAGAAtggaaag GTCCATCTTGGCAGTGGAATTTGGGTAGATGAGGAGAAATGGCACCAGCTGCAAGTAACACAAGGAGATTCAAAGTATACAAAAAATCTAGCGGTTATGATTTGGGGAACAGATGTTCTCAAGAACAGAAGTGTCACAGGAGttgcaaccaaaaaaaagaaagatgccGTTCCCAAGCCACCTCTCTCACCTCACAAATTAAGCATTGTCAGAG aatgTTTGTATGATAGAATAGCACAAGAAACTGTGGATGAAACTGAAATTGCACAGAGACTCTCCAAAGTCAACAAGTACATCTGTGAAAAAATCATGGATATCAATAAATCatgtaaaaatgaagaaaggagggaaagtgCAAAGTACAATTTGCAATAA
- the LOC130156627 gene encoding BEN domain-containing protein 5 isoform X10, with the protein MSLSNTSSPEEAFMETSEGMNNMDDAVVPRILYEELLRSYQQQQEEMRHIQQELERTRRQLVQQAKKLKEYGALVSEMKELRDLNRRLQDVLLLRLGSGPAIELEKVKPESIEPEPEVQKTFSEEANTSTYYPAPVPVMDKYILENGKVHLGSGIWVDEEKWHQLQVTQGDSKYTKNLAVMIWGTDVLKNRSVTGVATKKKKDAVPKPPLSPHKLSIVRECLYDRIAQETVDETEIAQRLSKVNKYICEKIMDINKSCKNEERRESAKYNLQ; encoded by the exons ATGAGTCTCAGTAATACTTCCAGCCCTGAGGAGGCTTTTATGGAGACTTCGGAAGGCATGAACAACATGGACGATGCTGTAGTTCCTCGGATTCTGTATGAAGAATTGCTGAGGAGTTACCAACAGCAACAAGAAGAAATGAGACACATTCAACAGGAGCTTGAGAGAACGCGCAGACAGCTTGTGCAACAGGCAAAGAAGCTAAAGGAGTATGGGGCACTCGTGTCAGAAATGAAAGAGCTCAGAGACTTGAACAGGAGGCTCCAGGATGTACTGCTTCTAAGACTAGGTAGTG GACCTGCCATTGAGcttgaaaaagtaaaaccagaatCAATTGAGCCTGAACCTGAGGTACAGAAGACCTTCAGTGAGGAAGCAAATACATCAACGTACTATCCTGCCCCCGTTCCAGTAATGGACAAGTATATTCTCGAGAAtggaaag GTCCATCTTGGCAGTGGAATTTGGGTAGATGAGGAGAAATGGCACCAGCTGCAAGTAACACAAGGAGATTCAAAGTATACAAAAAATCTAGCGGTTATGATTTGGGGAACAGATGTTCTCAAGAACAGAAGTGTCACAGGAGttgcaaccaaaaaaaagaaagatgccGTTCCCAAGCCACCTCTCTCACCTCACAAATTAAGCATTGTCAGAG aatgTTTGTATGATAGAATAGCACAAGAAACTGTGGATGAAACTGAAATTGCACAGAGACTCTCCAAAGTCAACAAGTACATCTGTGAAAAAATCATGGATATCAATAAATCatgtaaaaatgaagaaaggagggaaagtgCAAAGTACAATTTGCAATAA